One Streptomyces lincolnensis genomic region harbors:
- a CDS encoding OsmC family protein, producing MATTRSAHTVWEGSLLEGDGVVTFDSSGAIGEQPVTWAARTQEANGKTSPEELIAAAHSSCFSMAFSHALAGAGTPPSKLVTSADVTFQPGEGITGIHLTVEGTVPGLDEEGFVAAAEQAKVNCPVSQALKAVPITLDAKLA from the coding sequence GTGGCCACCACGCGCTCCGCACACACCGTCTGGGAAGGCAGCCTGCTTGAGGGCGACGGCGTCGTCACCTTCGACTCCTCCGGCGCCATCGGCGAGCAGCCGGTGACGTGGGCCGCCCGCACCCAGGAGGCGAACGGCAAGACCAGCCCCGAGGAGCTGATCGCAGCCGCCCACTCCAGCTGCTTCTCCATGGCGTTCTCGCACGCCCTGGCCGGGGCCGGCACCCCTCCCAGCAAGCTCGTCACCTCCGCCGACGTCACCTTCCAGCCGGGTGAGGGCATCACCGGCATCCACCTCACCGTCGAGGGCACGGTGCCGGGCCTCGACGAGGAGGGCTTCGTCGCCGCCGCCGAGCAGGCCAAGGTCAACTGCCCGGTCAGCCAGGCCCTGAAGGCCGTCCCGATCACCCTGGACGCCAAGCTCGCCTGA